A single Lactuca sativa cultivar Salinas chromosome 8, Lsat_Salinas_v11, whole genome shotgun sequence DNA region contains:
- the LOC111882184 gene encoding auxin-induced protein 6B: MLGKKIGSVKNLAKMAKVWSGTESSQSEWLLRDDEKQTDVSSDHCSSPSTTPQTGFFTLYIGEERRRFVVPTSYLTHPLFKMMLEKSSEEFGFSQKNGLVVPCSVNAFQEVIQMYTWIG; encoded by the exons ATGTTGGGGAAGAAGATAGGCTCAGTCAAGAACCTAGCCAAGATGGCTAAGGTTTGGAGTGGCACTGAGTCATCGCAATCTGAATGGTTACTCAGGGACGATGAAAAGCAGACAGATGTGTCATCTGATCACTGTTCTTCACCATCCACTACACCCCAAACTGGGTTTTTCACGCTTTACATTGGGGAAGAAAGACGAAGATTCGTCGTCCCTACGAGTTATCTGACTCACCCTCTATTCAAGATGATGCTCGAGAAGTCGTCTGAGGAGTTCGGGTTCAGTCAAAAGAATGGATTGGTGGTTCCATGTAGTGTCAATGCTTTCCAAGAGGTG ATTCAGATGTACACGTGGATCGGATAA
- the LOC111882187 gene encoding kinesin-like protein KIN-5C → MSFRHEKGVNVQVLLRCRPFSSDELKNNAPQVVTCNEYQREVAVSQSIAGKQIDRVFTFDKVFGPTAQQKDLYEQAVIPIVNEVLEGFNCTIFAYGQTGTGKTFTMEGECKRAKSGPNGELPLEAGVIPRSVKQIFDTLEGQNAEYSVKVTFLELYNEEITDLLAPEEISKLGVEDKQKKLLPLMEDGKGGVLVRGLEEEIVTSASEIFTLLERGSAKRRTAETLLNKQSSRSHSLFSITIHIKESTPEGEELIKCGKLNLVDLAGSENISRSGAREGRAREAGEINKSLLTLGRVINALVEHLGHIPYRDSKLTRLLRDSLGGRTKTCIIATVSPAVHCLEETLSTLDYAHRAKNIKNKPEVNQKMMKTTLIKDLYGEIERLKAEVFASREKSGVYLPKERYYQEEMERKSMADQIEQMGIKIETQQKDFEELQTQFNARVEECSNLSNKLESTQNKLNQTNNVLANTEETLKKCQYALKQRDFIIEEQKKAENALTHQACVLRSDLEKSLQDNASLFMKIAREDKLNAGNRSVVNKFESELAQDVGSLSNMVAASVSQQNEQLQCIEKFCHTFININDQAMAELKKKVSASKNLYISHIEALENVVRLHKASANGSLEDISSMASSNARSVEELLAEESAQGQSIFDELQGTLSTQQGEISLFARELRKRFNESIHHTTNISEFINGIFDKLMEESKELGAHANKVDEIQTKSINEFQKAYEEQSKSEAQKLIADVTSLVSSHISRQKEMVDARLAGIRETCGGSKRFLDGHVSSVEGITTDAKRKWQEFSLQAENDAKDHADFSAAKHCRIELLLQKCVDTTEMALKHSKKTHESVTHMGQKHVSAIDALVRNASESNEHHDGEISSARATAEVDVSKNSEDIIKHIEGTSLEEVEAVNGVLETTKAQSTVLENLRKHHSTQSTAIEQKARHTFHHKYMDYEPSGNTPIRCEPDVPSKVTIESLRAMPMETLLEEFRENHSFEGKEVKISPNQRSPLTEIN, encoded by the exons ATGTCTTTTCGCCACGAAAAAGGCGTCAATGTCCAGGTGCTGTTGCGTTGCAG GCCGTTTAGTAGCGATGAGTTAAAGAACAATGCACCTCAGGTGGTGACCTGTAACGAGTATCAGAGAGAAGTTGCGGTTTCACAGAGTATTGCGGGGAAGCAAATAGATAGGGTTTTTACATTTGACAAG GTCTTTGGACCTACAGCCCAGCAAAAAGATTTATACGAACAAGCTGTAATCCCAATTGTAAACGAAGTTCTAGAAGGCTTCAATTGCACCATTTTTGCTTATGGACAGACAGGGACAGGCAAAACATTCACCATGGAAGGAGAATGTAAGAGAGCAAAG AGTGGGCCAAATGGTGAGCTCCCATTGGAAGCAGGTGTAATACCTAGATCTGTCAAACAAATATTTGACACATTGGAGGGTCAGAATGCAGAGTACAGTGTTAAAGTAACTTTTTTAGAGCTCTATAATGAAGAAATTACCGATTTACTTGCTCCTGAGGAAATCTCAAAACTTGGTGTTGAAGATAAACAGAAAAAACTTTTACCTTTAATGGAAGATGGTAAAGGTGGAGTTCTTGTGAGGGGTTTAGAAGAGGAAATTGTCACAAGTGCTAGTGAGATTTTCACATTACTTGAAAGAGGTTCTGCTAAACGTCGAACTGCAGAGACTTTATTAAATAAACAATCAAG TCGATCACACTCTCTTTTTTCTATTACTATACACATTAAAGAGTCAACCCCAGAAGGTGAAGAACTTATAAAATGTGGCAAACTAAATCTTGTTGATTTAGCTGGTTCAGAAAACATTTCTCGTTCAGGTGCAAGGGAG GGTCGTGCAAGAGAAGCTGGAGAAATTAATAAAAGTTTACTTACTTTGGGAAGAGTAATAAATGCTTTAGTAGAGCATCTTGGGCACATTCCCTATAG AGATAGCAAGCTGACACGTCTGCTTCGTGACTCATTGGGTGGAAGGACCAAAACATGTATCATTGCCACTGTGTCACCTGCTGTACATTGTCTTGAAGAGACATTAAGCACACTAGATTATGCCCACAGAGCAAAGAATATTAAGAACAAGCCAGAG GTAAACCAGAAGATGATGAAAACAACTCTAATCAAAGATCTTTATGGTGAAATTGAAAGACTCAAAGCTG aGGTTTTTGCTTCACGTGAGAAAAGtggtgtttacttgccaaaagaaAGATATTACCAAGAGGAAATGGAACGAAAg TCAATGGCAGATCAAATTGAACAAATGGGAATTAAAATAGAAACACAACAAAAGGACTTTGAGGAATTGCAAACTCAATTTAATGCCCGAGTAGAAGAGTGTTCCAATTTGAGCAATAAACTTGAGTCAACTCAG AACAAACTGAACCAAACCAATAATGTGTTGGCTAACACTGAAGAAACACTCAAGAAATGTCAATATGCTCTCAAGCAACGCGATTTTATCATAGAAGAGCAGAAAAAAGCAG AAAACGCGCTGACTCATCAAGCTTGTGTACTCCGGTCTGACTTAGAGAAATCCCTTCAAGACAACGCATCATTGTTTATGAAAATTG CAAGAGAGGATAAACTAAATGCGGGTAATCGATCAGTTGTAAATAAATTTGAGTCTGAGCTGGCACAAGATGTTGGCTCTCTTTCCAACATGGTGGCTGCTTCTGTATCTCAACAAAATGAACAGCTTCAATGCATTGAAAAATTCTGTCACACTTTCATCAACATTAATGATCAG gCCATGGCTGAGTTAAAGAAAAAAGTTTCTGCATCGAAGAATTTGTATATATCTCATATTGAAGCCCTGGAAAATGTTGTAAGGTTGCACAAGGCAAGTGCTAATGGAAGTTTAGAAGATATTTCATCCATGGCTTCTTCCAATGCTCGTTCTGTTGAAGAA cTATTAGCTGAAGAATCTGCACAAGGGCAATCTATATTTGATGAGCTTCAAGGAACATTGTCAACCCAACAAGGAGAGATTTCACTTTTTGCTAGAGAGCTTCGAAAG agaTTTAATGAAAGCATTCACCATACAACAAATATATCCGAATTTATTAATGGTATATTTGATAAACTAATGGAAGAATCCAAGGAGCTAGGTGCTCATGCTAATAAAGTCGATGAGATACAAACAAAGAGTATCAATGAATTTCAAAAGGCATACGAG GAGCAATCAAAATCTGAAGCACAGAAACTTATTGCTGATGTCACAAGTTTAGTCTCCAGTCATATCAGTCGCCAAAAAGAGAtg GTGGATGCACGATTAGCTGGAATCAGAGAAACTTGTGGTGGAAGTAAGAGATTTTTAGATGGACATGTTTCTTCAGTTGAAGGAATCACAACAGATGCCAAAAGAAAATGGCAAGAGTTTTCTTTACAAGCAGAAAATGATGCAAAAGATCATGCCGACTTTTCTGCTGCTAAACATTGTCGCATCGAGTTACTTTTACAAAAATG TGTTGATACTACTGAAATGGCATTGAAGCATTCAAAAAAGACACATGAATCCGTGACTCACATGGGTCAAAAACATGTCTCAGCAATCGATGCCCTTGTCag AAATGCTTCTGAAAGCAACGAGCATCATGATGGTGAGATCAGTTCTGCAAGGGCCACTGCTGAGGTGGACGTCTCAAAGAACAGCGAGGACATAATCAAGCACATTGAGG GTACATCACTAGAAGAGGTAGAGGCAGTTAATGGAGTATTGGAAACCACAAAGGCCCAATCCACGGTTCTTGAAAATTTACGAAAACACCACTCAACTCAATCCACCGCAATAGAACAAAAAGCTCGTCATACTTTCCACCACAAATACATG GATTATGAGCCATCTGGAAATACTCCAATAAGATGTGAACCGGATGTCCCTAGTAAGGTGACAATAGAGTCGCTTAGAGCAATGCCGATGGAGACATTATTGGAGGAATTTAGGGAAAATCATTCGTTTGAAGGAAAGGAAGTGAAGATTTCTCCTAATCAACGTTCGCCTCTTACAGAGATCAATTGA